The Puntigrus tetrazona isolate hp1 chromosome 9, ASM1883169v1, whole genome shotgun sequence genome includes the window AATATTTTGAGCGGAATAGCCAATTTCTTgccataattaataataaattgcacCATGTTGGTTTGTACTCACACAGGAAGGATGAACATAATAGCCCAAGACCAAAACCATCCTAGACATATTAAAAATCCATGCTGTAATACTACTGAAATTGATGTGTAGAATATGGGGAAATGTGATAAGTAGGAAAACAGGCTTTAAATGTATTGAATGCTTTATGcaaattacaaagaaaacacaGAGCTTACCAGACGTCCCAAGTTGTAATAACAGTCTgggtatttttttctgaatcgAATGGCATTCCGATAGCTCTGTTCAGCCTCGTAAAACTTTTTCAGACTGTTCTGCACAATACCCAGATTCATCCAAGCTGCAGCAAAATCAGGCCTAATCCAAATAAAGTAGAAATGAATAAAGGTTACACAACTACACACAATATAGgcctatttgaaaaaaatcttcacTTACTGGATATGAACCGCAGCAGACAGGAGTTCTTCTGCTTCCTTTAACtcgtttctttcttttaatatattccCAAGATTGTTCATGGCATGAACATACTTAGGGTGTAATCTGTAACACATGTAGACAAAAAGTGAACACTAACTTCATATTTGACATAATAGACGATAGATCACACTGCTTAAAGTGCTGAAAGATGGAAGAACTGCCAAAGTGAATATGACAGAATcgtgaattttatttatttttttatacctcACTGCTTCTCTGTAGTACTTGACTGCGGCACTCTGGTTGCCTCTGTCAGCAAGGTTTTTGCCAACGTTATAATGCACCTGTGCAAGAAAAAATTAAGTTAGAGAGCTCATCAAGCTAATGAAGTGCACTGGTGTGCAAATTGGACTAAATACAATTgagaagaaatattttatttcctttttgtttgtttttatttagtcatttggcTGATGCTTCAAATCCAAACTGACTCAAGGTACACTTATTACATGTCTTGCTCAAGGCATTTTGTGTGTTAATGGGTAAGCCGAAGATACTGAAATGGATTTCACGAATGGAGTGGAGTTAAATTGCAGCATGGCGTGGGGAGGTGTGCGGTCTCACCTTGGCATTGAGCGGGCAGACAGACAGGGCGCTGGTGAAGAGACTCTGTTCAGACCTCCACTGTTGACTGCGCTGTGCAGAGCGAGCCACGTTCACACACAGCAGCGTCAACGTGGCCGCTCTCAGCAGCCTCTGCGGTCAGCCCACAGACACGAGACATGAACACAAACTCAACGGAACATTAGTTACGGTGAATTATGGTCTGATGGTGAATATTAGGAGGTGATAAGTGGGAAATTGGTGTAGAACCGGCCACATACCTTGTGTTTCTTCCAGTGGCAGCTACAGTAGCCCACAGTGTAGGCCAGGATGAGGCAGTAGCCCGCTGAGGAGAGGTACAGCACCCGCTCGGCTATCACAAAACCCACCCTGAAGAACAGATTACTGGCTGGCAGGAATGGAATCACCAGTAGTACAAGGCCAAATGTCAGAGTCCTAAAAACACAGAGAATAATAAAccgtacactttttttttttctaaggaaaggtatacttttatttagatgGAGCACATTAAATTAAGTTCTATTCATGaatgaaaagtcatttttaaacaaattttaagaAGCACATATGTTTTCAacaagtataataataatactaataataaaaggtTTCCTATGCACCAAAACTTGAGCATATcaaagtgatttctgaaggatcgtgtgacactgatgTATTATTAGTAATGGCTGCATATAAATTCTCTGTGTATACTGATATGAaacaaatattgcaatattgtaaaaagaaaaaaaagtgatattaatatatatggCTATCACCACAGGCTAAAACTAGTgtaataaacaagaaaatagtTGCTGTTGGGTATAGTTGTCATTACTATGAGAATCTGAAGagactttttgtattttgtgtttcaggggaaaaaaactgatGGAATGGAATAATATAAGGGTAAGTAAATATGACTTTAAATAATAGATGGTTAACCCATTAAATATGACTCCATATGACTAGACAAAGCATGTTGTGTTTTGCTGGTCTTACCTTCTTTTATTGCTGTCCTGTGAGCACAGAGCTTGGTACACCAAGCCTATTAGACAGCACCACAGCAAAAGTGGccagaccatcctccaatcagTGGCTGATTTAATCAGAGGCACACAGCCCATTGACCAATCAAAACACAGCCACCAGGGACACAGCAGCAACCAGGCATTCAAGGAGTAGTAGTAATTATAGTTCACAAtctgagaaaagagagagagagagagagagagagagagagagagagagagagagagagagagagagagagagagagagagagagagagagaaatgtgatCCTTTAAGGAATATATGGAGTCTGTCTGAGGTAAAAATTActgttaaaattttattaaagtatACAGTTTATTAGAGTCGCCAAATTTATATTCAGATGCGAAGGGGccaataaaaaaacccaaattgAAATGACTACTTACCCTCAAGATGACATTTTCAGCAAAGGATGCTGGGTTGTCCACCTCAGTGAAAGATGGAGGCCCAGTTCCCATGATTCGCCACCTCGCATACAAAAGAAAGGATCCACCAAGAAAGAGAAGAGCCAACCTCATAAGCAAACCGCTCCTCACCAACCCACCAATCTGGGTGGAAAAGAGAAAGTATAAATCAATCCAAAGATTGTTTGGGTCCAAAGAGTGACACCCTGTGAAGAAGTCACTTACGTCAACTGATTTTCTCCTGAACAGCAGCTGGTGAGCGAGCTCATAgatatttacattacaaaccATGAGAATATCATAAGCAGCATTCACTCCCTTAACATACGGAAGAAAAGAACAAGATATTATATGGATGACCAAAGCTCTGCAGTGTAAAAAATAGATGAGAGATaatctaaacaaatatatgCTTACGGCATATTACAAATGAACGCGTATTTTCATTTACCAAAACTGTAATGCCTTGCTCCTTGCACAGCATTGCTACAGCACAAAGAAGAATGCTGCCAAATATCCACAACACTGAGAACTTTTTATCACCACCTACAGAGAGAAATTCAAGAGCCTCTGCATCAAACCGTATGCCTGATATAAAGTAAGATATTCAGAGAGATTCTAACATGCTGTGGATTCATTCATTATAAACCTGCATGTATATAATCGATAAGGCATGATCTTTTCAATGAATTGGTGGATCCATTTCACAGAAATGTtagatttattgtttattcacAAACTCGGTGATTCAATGATCTGTCTGCATAAGTTATCAGTCCACTGAATGGAAAATTATCACTGAATAACGAATAATGAAATTATTCCAGTCTGAATAATTTAAATTCTAGTCTGTTTAACAcgcaatgtttttaaaagacttcAGAAGACCTACAATACAGTGGAAAAGTTTAACAGTTTAACCACTgataagatgttttttttttcctgtttggaGTGTTGAAAAGATTCCAAGCAGTCAGCAACCAATGCAAGTGTggattaataaatgcagtaaatgaatgcaaatttagaataataataactgtatcGGTCTACAGCATTAGTTTATCAACTGACCTTGAAACGCTTTGCAGTAAACCAGAAAAGAGAGCTGAAAAAAGAGGGCACACAACAAATCTGCTCTGCCAACAACGCCAGCCACCTACAAGACGGAGAGCCAACAGAAGAGATTATTCACAAGATCAGCTCCAACTAAATACTTTTAAAGAGCTAAAGGACACCGTCTCATCAAGCGTCATCCATCATGAAGCGGGTCACGACCGTGAAATCCACCCCAAGGGCAATCGTTTTTAACAGCAGCTACACATTTTACACCTAAACAAATTAAATCCTGCTTGtacattaaaggaaaaaaaacgagCAGCATAAAAACATCCTTTGCCGCCCTTTCGTCTGTGAAATTGCTTGTATTTCTGGCAGTGCCAAATTAACGATGAAGGCAGGAGGCAGCACTCATTACAGAACTGCAGTCGGCCCTGGCTGGAGTCCTGGGGCCACCTTCTTTGATTCATCCCGTAGGCCCAAGTCAGTGGTCTGTCTGAACCTCACCCCCTCCAGGTCCAGGGCCGGTCTCTCTGAACCTGATTAAAGAGCAGATACCGGAGCATCGACAGACCCTACCATGCTCGGATGCATCCGTGGCAGGGCAGAGCGGGCGTTCGGTAGCTGTTAATAGCCACGGCTGACTGTAGAGCCCACCTATGTGATGCACACCAGCTGCGTGAAGCTTTCTTCTCCACGGGCCTTGTAATGTATATTTCATGCAACATCAATGAACATTGTGATATGGAGCATTGTAGTCGGTGATTGTTTACCGGGCAGAGACAGCCTGCTGAATCACGTCTTCCCACTCTACTTACACTTTCCGTGTGAACTGGATGTGCAGCAAAGAAGAGCGCAGCCAGGAAGGAAGCTTTCGGAGGAAGATTGAGTTTCACCCCTCTTCCGTCTTGAACCAGGCCGCCAATTAATATTGCAAACACATCGATCATTAACACAGAAATAACACAGTGGAGGGCAACGTTGAGGACGTGGAAGCCAATCGGATGCAGTCCACCAGCCAAGAGGTAGTTGATCCTTTCGAAAATAAGGAACAGCCGCAAATTAAAACTAACTTTTCGACTTGTGCAATGATCAGAAAAGTTATGAAACATAAAACAGCAGCGATATGATGGCATACAGACATCACGGCATTAAAGAGTAACTTAATGGTTGAGCTGGGATAACGGGCCATTACTGATGCAAAACGATGTCATTCTCATTAGCAGCATGCAGGACATGAATTATGCCCCCTGTATAGATTCCTCACAGTTGCAGTCAAATGCCAAAGACAATTCTAAAATGAGTTTGAAAAAAGGCAATATATGCATCCAATTTTAATGTCAATTATTGTAGCATTCGGTGAGGAAGCACTCGGGGGACCTCTTTTGATTTCCCACAGAGAATAAAATTACAAGTCCACACACCTAATACATGCAAAGAGGTTTGACAATATTCACTATAAGCATGTTGGACTATTACCTATTAATCATCAGTCACACAGCAGTAATTGAAAGACTCTTGTCTTTGTGGCGAACGTACCTGAAGGTCAGGACAGTCAGCGGCCGGTAGGATTTGTGACTGGAGTTGCTACTTAAGTTACTTCCCCAAAAGTCATTTTTCCAAATGTTACTCAGTGGACTGTCAGGATTTAAATCCTACGAAATGACAGAGAGAGTAAATCTGTTAatacaatgtatataaataccacaaaaaactgttttactaAAGTAGTAACATGATTCGTATGTTGAAATCACAACTGACCCTTGCAACGATATGCATGTTGAAATATACAGTTTACTCGAAAGGGAAATtcaatcatcatttactcaaacaGAACGTCAAAATTGCTTTTGATGAAATTGAATGGTGACCATGGCCACCCCTTGGTCCCCATCTATTGTCGCTGTATGAAAAACTGTATGCATACCATATGCAGAAATCATGTCTTGTCAGAATTTGGATTTTTAGGTCAACTATTTCTTTCATAATAaacatccaaaaaaacaaaagtgtggTACCTTGTTATTGATGATGGCTTCTGAATCATCAAAGACAAAGTCCCCATCATAGCTGTTTATGAAACAGATCAGGGCAACAAAGGCAGTGACCAGCCGAGAGTGCAAGGGTCCCAATTTTGGCAGGGGGATGTGATGATCCCAGTAAGGCTCAGAAAGCACCATCTTTCATGTGGTCTCTGCTC containing:
- the tmtc4 gene encoding protein O-mannosyl-transferase TMTC4 isoform X2 produces the protein MVLSEPYWDHHIPLPKLGPLHSRLVTAFVALICFINSYDGDFVFDDSEAIINNKDLNPDSPLSNIWKNDFWGSNLSSNSSHKSYRPLTVLTFRINYLLAGGLHPIGFHVLNVALHCVISVLMIDVFAILIGGLVQDGRGVKLNLPPKASFLAALFFAAHPVHTESVAGVVGRADLLCALFFQLSFLVYCKAFQGGDKKFSVLWIFGSILLCAVAMLCKEQGITVLGVNAAYDILMVCNVNIYELAHQLLFRRKSVDIGGLVRSGLLMRLALLFLGGSFLLYARWRIMGTGPPSFTEVDNPASFAENVILRIVNYNYYYSLNAWLLLCPWWLCFDWSMGCVPLIKSATDWRMVWPLLLWCCLIGLVYQALCSQDSNKRRTLTFGLVLLVIPFLPASNLFFRVGFVIAERVLYLSSAGYCLILAYTVGYCSCHWKKHKVHYNVGKNLADRGNQSAAVKYYREAVRLHPKYVHAMNNLGNILKERNELKEAEELLSAAVHIQPDFAAAWMNLGIVQNSLKKFYEAEQSYRNAIRFRKKYPDCYYNLGRLYADLNRSIDALNAWRNATMLKPDHSLAWNNMVILLDNTGNLAQAELIGKEALKILPKDHTIMFSLANVLGKQEKYKESEGFFLNALKINPNVASCHGNLAVLYHRWGKLDLAKRHYELSLRLDPSAPGTKENYNMLKRKLEQRQKTVG
- the tmtc4 gene encoding protein O-mannosyl-transferase TMTC4 isoform X1, translating into MVLSEPYWDHHIPLPKLGPLHSRLVTAFVALICFINSYDGDFVFDDSEAIINNKDLNPDSPLSNIWKNDFWGSNLSSNSSHKSYRPLTVLTFRINYLLAGGLHPIGFHVLNVALHCVISVLMIDVFAILIGGLVQDGRGVKLNLPPKASFLAALFFAAHPVHTESVAGVVGRADLLCALFFQLSFLVYCKAFQGGDKKFSVLWIFGSILLCAVAMLCKEQGITVLGVNAAYDILMVCNVNIYELAHQLLFRRKSVDIGGLVRSGLLMRLALLFLGGSFLLYARWRIMGTGPPSFTEVDNPASFAENVILRIVNYNYYYSLNAWLLLCPWWLCFDWSMGCVPLIKSATDWRMVWPLLLWCCLIGLVYQALCSQDSNKRRTLTFGLVLLVIPFLPASNLFFRVGFVIAERVLYLSSAGYCLILAYTVGYCSCHWKKHKRLLRAATLTLLCVNVARSAQRSQQWRSEQSLFTSALSVCPLNAKVHYNVGKNLADRGNQSAAVKYYREAVRLHPKYVHAMNNLGNILKERNELKEAEELLSAAVHIQPDFAAAWMNLGIVQNSLKKFYEAEQSYRNAIRFRKKYPDCYYNLGRLYADLNRSIDALNAWRNATMLKPDHSLAWNNMVILLDNTGNLAQAELIGKEALKILPKDHTIMFSLANVLGKQEKYKESEGFFLNALKINPNVASCHGNLAVLYHRWGKLDLAKRHYELSLRLDPSAPGTKENYNMLKRKLEQRQKTVG